The Bacteroidia bacterium genomic interval TTCACTCTGGGAGTCCCTTCCAAAGGAACCACCCTTCTGCAAAGCAATAAAGGTTTGTAGTACCTCTCATACTGAAAAAAGCGAGGTGCAAAGTCTACAACTTTAAAGCTTCCATCCTCACAGGTAAATTCAGTCACCAAAATATTGGTGTTTTCCTGATAGTATTGAATACTGCTATAATTGTCTGTCGCAGGTCGGATAGAGAATTCTCCTCCTTTTTCCTTATCGAGCAAACCTCCAAACAAAAAGCTGGAGTCAAATTTGGGCCAGCAGAGCCAACCAATGTTCGCATTGGTATCAACCATTGCGATATAGGAACAATTTCCTATCAATCCGTAGTTATAGGTATGTTTTGCCATGGATAATTATTGAATGTACGGCTTCGCTCGGGGAGGGCGAATTTACGACCATGGCAGGGCATTGCCAAGTTTTATCTCAACTTCTCTCTTACCCATTCTCTGGAAATCCTATCTGTTTCGTATAGATCTTCCAAGGTGGGGCTTTCGACATAAGAAATTGCTTCCATTGCAGCCTCATTGATATCGCCTATTTCGAGAAAAGAAATCCGCTCATCCCGAAACGCTTTATTGGTAATTTCATTAGCAGCATTTAGAATACAAGGGATATTGCCTCCTTTCTCCATAGCTCTGTAGGCTAATGCCAGGTTTTTAAAAACTGTAGTATCCACCCTTTCAAAAGTCAAGGAAGGATAATCAAGGAAATCAAATCGCTTGAACTGGTTTTCTACTCTTCCCGGATAGGCGATGGCATATTGAATAGGCAGTTTCATATCAGGCAAGCCCATTTGAGCTTTCATACTTCCATCTTCAAACTGTACAATGGAATGAATGATGGATTGGGGATGAACGATCACGTCAATTTGATCATTTTCCAAATGAAAGAGCCATTTGGCCTCGATTACTTCCAGGCCTTTATTCATCATGCTGGCAGAATCAATGGTGATTTTCGCTCCCATTTCCCAATTGGGATGTTTCAGAGCCTGAGCTTTGGTCACTTTAGCCAATTGATCTTTACTAAATCCTCTAAAAGGTCCTCCGGAAGCTGTAAGGTATATTTTCTCTAAAGGATTTCCTTCTTCCCCTACCATGCATTGAAATAAGGCTGAATGCTCACTATCCACAGGGATCATCTTTACCTGATGCTTATCAATGAGGTCCGTTATCAAACTACCCGCCACAACAAGGGTTTCTTTATTTGCCAGGGCGATATCTTTTCCACATTCGATTGCTCGTACCGTAGGTCGCAAACCCGAAAATCCCACCACTGCCGTAAGAACCATATCCGTTTCGGCTAATTCCATTGCTTCAACCAAAGCACCTTCTCCTGCTGCAACCTTGATTTCGGTATCCTTCAGAGCTGCCTGCACTTTCTCATAATGCTCTTCATTTCCTATTACAACCAGCCGAGGATTGAACTTTTTGGCCTGACTGATGAGTAATTCAAATTGGTTATGTGCAGTAAGTACCGTCACAGCAAACCTATCGGGGAACTCTTCTATTACTTCGAGGGCCTGGGTTCCAATAGATCCAGTTGAACCCAAAATGGCAATCTTTCGCAGTGTGGACATGAAGGAGGTATTTGAATAAAAGCCTAAGCTAAGTCTATATATGTGATTCACAAAAATGAAATAACCTATATGAAGTCTCTTTGTTCAGAAGCGCCTAATAAGGTATGAAAGGCTCTATTCTTTTCATTCTTTTCGATATATTTAAAATCATTGCTACACAAAACGAATTCAAATGAAACTGCTACCCGCCTACTTTCTTTTTTTTTCTCTCCTTTTTCTAGCTCTCTCCTGTTCAGAAGGGGAAAAGAAAAATCTGAAAGCATATGAAAGTTTAAGTAAGGAAGAACAACGGCAATCAGATTATGCCGTCCAGGGGATCGATATAGCGGAAGGTCTTCAAGCCCATCTTTTCGCTGCTGAGCCCATGCTCATAAATCCAACAAATATTGATATAGATGCTAAAGGTAGGATTTGGGTGTGCGAAGCTTTTAACTATCGCAACCAATTAAATCCAAACAATCCCAAAAGGAAAGCTGGAGACAGGATTGTCATTTTGGAAGATAGCAATGGAGATGGGCAGGCAGATAAATCGAAGGTATTTTATCAAGGTCCGGAGATAAATTCAGCTTTAGGGATATGTGTATTGGAAGACCGGGTCATTGTATCAGTCAGTCCGCATGTGTATGTATTTAAAGATACGGATGGGGATGATGTAGCGGATTCTAAAGAAATAATGTTTCAGGGCATAGGAGGAGAGCAACATGACCATGGGGTTCACTCCTTTACCTTTGGTCCGGATGGGAAATTGTATTTCAATTTTGGCAATGAAGGGAAAAGATTGCTGGATAAAAACGGAAAGCAAGTTATAGATATCCATGGCTATCCCGTGATTGCCAATACAAAGCCCTTCAATCAGGGGATGATCTTTCGCTGTGATTTAGATGGGACTAATGTTGAAGTTCTTGCTTATAATTTCCGGAACAATTATGAATTGGCAGTGGATGCTTTTGGGACGATATGGCAATCGGATAATGATGATGATGGGAATCAGGGAACCCGGATCAATTATGTGATGGAGTATGGGAATTATGGTTTCAAAAATGAAATCACAGGTGCTGCCTGGCGAGCCTTTCGGACCGGCATGAATGAAGAAATCCCCCTCAAACATTGGCACCTCAATGACCCCGGAGTAGTTCCTAATTTACTCCAAACAGGTGCAGGCTCTCCCACAGGAATAATTTTATATGAAGGCGATCTTTTGCCTGAAGCTTATCATAACAGCATGATCCATTGTGATGCGGGCCCCAATGTACTCCGGGCATATCCTACTCAAAAAAGTGGAGCTGGATACAGTGCTAAGGTCCAAAATCTCATGAAAGGAATTAGAGATCAATGGTTCAGGCCTTCGGATGTTTGTGTAGCACCAGATGGATCACTTTTTATTGCCGATTGGTATGATCCAGGCGTGGGAGGTCATCAGATGGGTGATACGGCTAAAGGTCGGATTTATCGATTAGCTCCTCGTGATCATAAGTATAAAACAAAAAAGTATGATTTCACTTCCATTGATGGAGCTATTGAGGCCTTAAAGAATCCCAATTTACATATCAGGTCCAGGGGCTGGAGAAAACTTCACAAAGAAGGAGCTGCTGCGGAAGCAAGTCTTCGAAAATTATGGACAAGTAAGGATCCGGTTTTACGAGCAAGGGCCCTATGGCTGCTTAGTAAAATCGAAGGGAAAGAAGCCGCCTATGTAGAGGAAGCCATTCAGGACCAAAATTCGGATATCCGGATAACTGGCATACGCGCAGCTCGTCAAAATGGGATCGCTCTCTTCCCTATTTTAGAAAAACTGGCCAATGATCCGAGTCCGCAGGTCAGAAGGGAAGTCCTCATAGCGATGCGTTTTATGAAAGGAAGCGCAGCAGCTGAGCTTTGGGCGGATTTGGCCTTGCAAGCAGAGTCAAATGATCGCTGGTACCTGGAAGCATTGGGAATTGGGAGTGATCTGGATGCAGAGCAAAGGTTCGCAGCCTGGCAAAGCAAAGTTGGAGATCAATGGAATCAGGGAGCTGGGAAAAATATTGTCTGGCGAACGAGAGCTCAGGCAGCTCAGCCTTTATTGGCACGCTTGATTCTCAATAGTGGTAGCTATCGGGAAGCGGAGCGATATTTTCGGGCTTTTGATTTTCATAAAGGAGAACAAAAAAATGAAGTATTGCTAAGCTTACTCAAATCCAAACATAAAGATGAGGATCAACTTGATTACCTGGCTATTTCAAGTATGGATCCCGCATTCATCAAAAGTAAAGGGAAGGCCAGAAGGAATCTCAATCGTATTCTCAAAAAAGAATACGATACAGAGAATTATCTGAATATGGTTCGCAAACTGAATTTGAAAAATGAAGGAAAGAGGGTTTACCAAATGGCGCTTACACATGTGGGTAGCGATTTGGGAAATCAAGCGACTTTCTTATTAAAGAAGTTTGAAATGTTAGGCCTATTCCAGGCAGATCTTTCGGCAAAAAAAGGAGCCGAGAAATTAGCCGTACTTAAAGCGCTGGGCCAAGCGCATGATAAACAGGCAGATGATATTCTCAAACGGGTTGCAAGCCAGAAAAATGAACATCAGCAAATTCGTATAGAAGCCTTGAATCAGCTGGGAAATAGTTGGCTAGGTCAAAAGGATCTATATGAGTTGGTCAAGGGTA includes:
- a CDS encoding 1-deoxy-D-xylulose-5-phosphate reductoisomerase, whose translation is MSTLRKIAILGSTGSIGTQALEVIEEFPDRFAVTVLTAHNQFELLISQAKKFNPRLVVIGNEEHYEKVQAALKDTEIKVAAGEGALVEAMELAETDMVLTAVVGFSGLRPTVRAIECGKDIALANKETLVVAGSLITDLIDKHQVKMIPVDSEHSALFQCMVGEEGNPLEKIYLTASGGPFRGFSKDQLAKVTKAQALKHPNWEMGAKITIDSASMMNKGLEVIEAKWLFHLENDQIDVIVHPQSIIHSIVQFEDGSMKAQMGLPDMKLPIQYAIAYPGRVENQFKRFDFLDYPSLTFERVDTTVFKNLALAYRAMEKGGNIPCILNAANEITNKAFRDERISFLEIGDINEAAMEAISYVESPTLEDLYETDRISREWVREKLR
- a CDS encoding c-type cytochrome, whose amino-acid sequence is MKLLPAYFLFFSLLFLALSCSEGEKKNLKAYESLSKEEQRQSDYAVQGIDIAEGLQAHLFAAEPMLINPTNIDIDAKGRIWVCEAFNYRNQLNPNNPKRKAGDRIVILEDSNGDGQADKSKVFYQGPEINSALGICVLEDRVIVSVSPHVYVFKDTDGDDVADSKEIMFQGIGGEQHDHGVHSFTFGPDGKLYFNFGNEGKRLLDKNGKQVIDIHGYPVIANTKPFNQGMIFRCDLDGTNVEVLAYNFRNNYELAVDAFGTIWQSDNDDDGNQGTRINYVMEYGNYGFKNEITGAAWRAFRTGMNEEIPLKHWHLNDPGVVPNLLQTGAGSPTGIILYEGDLLPEAYHNSMIHCDAGPNVLRAYPTQKSGAGYSAKVQNLMKGIRDQWFRPSDVCVAPDGSLFIADWYDPGVGGHQMGDTAKGRIYRLAPRDHKYKTKKYDFTSIDGAIEALKNPNLHIRSRGWRKLHKEGAAAEASLRKLWTSKDPVLRARALWLLSKIEGKEAAYVEEAIQDQNSDIRITGIRAARQNGIALFPILEKLANDPSPQVRREVLIAMRFMKGSAAAELWADLALQAESNDRWYLEALGIGSDLDAEQRFAAWQSKVGDQWNQGAGKNIVWRTRAQAAQPLLARLILNSGSYREAERYFRAFDFHKGEQKNEVLLSLLKSKHKDEDQLDYLAISSMDPAFIKSKGKARRNLNRILKKEYDTENYLNMVRKLNLKNEGKRVYQMALTHVGSDLGNQATFLLKKFEMLGLFQADLSAKKGAEKLAVLKALGQAHDKQADDILKRVASQKNEHQQIRIEALNQLGNSWLGQKDLYELVKGSKLPEDLRQAGANRLLSVGRKSYRDFASDFLKIDEKNANLSPIAELVEKEGNSSNGKEVYATYCATCHVINGEGIDFGPNLSEIGDKLPKGALYSSIMNPSAGISFGYEGYLISKKDGNQLLGYKASETKKEIMLRMAGGNNQLIEKKDIKSIELMSESLMTPFLHVNMKEEELVDLIEYLASLKKQDMITLR